The following coding sequences lie in one Arachis stenosperma cultivar V10309 chromosome 5, arast.V10309.gnm1.PFL2, whole genome shotgun sequence genomic window:
- the LOC130981251 gene encoding uncharacterized protein LOC130981251, whose product MSTRVDKSISHKLVGREQIRATLMQQLRETHKYRDILCMGPDAFLQLCEKLRATRQVRDTKHVTVEEQVARFLYIVAHNVKTRTVSFFYHRSGETVSRHFHAEGIASDSKVLKNALSMDDNLKLPREKFYLGDAEFMLKHGLITPYRSVRYYLKEYARRGPENEKELFNLRHALLRNVIERSFGVLKKRFAIITSGTEPHYDFETMAEIVLACCVLHNFLMGVDLDPHLIAQVDRELQRNNPEEDEVVRHEQDEDYRRGAILRDEIAAQIWADYRLGL is encoded by the exons ATGTCTACACGGGTTGACAAATCCATCTCCCATAAATTGGTTGGGCGAGAACAAATTCGAGCTACTTTAATGCAACAGTTAAGAGAAACTCATAAGTATCGTGACATCCTATGCATGGGCCCTGATGCATTTCTTCAATTGTGTGAGAAATTAAGAGCAACACGTCAAGTGAGGGATACAAAACATGTTACAGTAGAGGAGCAAGTTGCTAGGTTCTTGTATATAGTAGCTCATAATGTGAAAACTAGAACCGTTTCTTTTTTCTACCACCGATCTGGAGAAACTGTTAGCCGCCACTTCCATGCT GAAGGAATAGCATCTGACTCAAAAGTTCTTAAGAATGCATTATCGATGGATGATAATCTTAAACTTCCACGAG aaaaattTTACCTTGGGGATGCTGAATTTATGCTTAAGCATGGATTAATTACCCCATATCGAagtgtaaggtattacttaaaAGAGTATGCAAGACGTGGCCCAGAAAATGAAAAGGAATTATTTAATCTTCGTCATGCTTTATTGAGAAATGTTATCGAAAGGTCTTTTGGAGTTTTAAAGAAAAGATTTGCAATAATCACAAGTGGCACTGAACCACATTATGACTTTGAAACTATGGCTGAAATTGTGCTAGCTTGTTGCGTATtacataactttttaatgggTGTAGATCTTGATCCACATCTCATAGCTCAAGTTGACCGAGAACTACAAAGAAATAATCCAGAAGAGGATGAAGTAGTTCGACATGAACAAGATGAAGACTATAGGCGGGGTGCCATATTAAGGGATGAAATAGCTGCTCAAATATGGGCTGACTATCGACTAGGACTCTGA
- the LOC130982366 gene encoding cation transporter HKT1;3-like isoform X1, whose amino-acid sequence MKMFAWFGKKLQHLCSVLCGQLTLSTKSLFFLAACLCRFLLQQTNPLLVQIIYFVSLSSIGFGFLKIFKPRTSSPSFTPRNLDLFFTSVSSATVSSMSTVEMEVFSNPQLITITILMFVGGEVFTSMVGLHFIRSRLKTELDKIAASHARLSTTQPIIVDDQIELGSISKSKLDASKPENDDVDDDGDGEVIVSVYDETLHSSFGATSENLRYLSMKHLGFVILGYLVVVHVIGVLGVSLYIEVISSAKMVLKNKGLNRFTFSVFTVISTFASCGFVPTNENMVVFRKNSGMLLMLVPQVLLGNTLYPCCLRFCVWLLGKFNYKKRETRYLLKKTEEVGYKHLLSREYSIFLVATVFGFIVVQIVVFCSMDWNSQGLVGMNVYEKFVGVLFQSVNSRHSGETIVDLSILSSAILVLFVVMMYLPPYTSFLPLKDHEKDSEIRKRKGKLMENLIFSQLSYLVIFVILVCITERKNLKEDPLNFNVLNIVIEVISAYGNVGFSTGYSCKRQLHPEANCEDKWFGFVGKWSDEGKIILILVMFFGRLKKFNMNGGKAWKLL is encoded by the exons atgaagatgtTTGCTTGGTTTGGCAAGAAGTTACAACACCTTTGTAGCGTTTTATGTGGCCAACTCACTCTTTCTACCAAATCACTCTTCTTCCTTGCGGCATGCCTTTGCCGCTTCCTCCTCCAACAAACCAACCCTCTTTTGGTTCAAATCATCTACTTTGTTTCCCTTTCTTCAATTGGTTTTGGTTTCCTCAAGATTTTTAAGCCTAGAACATCATCACCCTCCTTCACCCCTAGGAACCTTGACTTGTTCTTCACCTCCGTTTCATCCGCCACGGTTTCGAGCATGTCCACGGTTGAGATGGAGGTGTTTTCCAACCCCCAACTAATCACCATTACCATTTTGATGTTTGTAGGTGGTGAGGTTTTCACTTCCATGGTAGGGTTACACTTTATTAGGTCAAGGCTCAAAACCGAGTTAGATAAAATTGCTGCCTCTCATGCTAGGCTTAGTACAACACAACCCATTATTGTTGATGACCAAATTGAACTTGGGTCGATCTCAAAATCTAAACTTGATGCTTCTAAACCCGAAAACGACGACgttgatgatgatggtgatggtgaGGTTATTGTTAGTGTGTATGATGAAACTTTGCATAGTTCTTTTGGTGCCACAAGTGAGAACTTGAGGTACTTGTCCATGAAGCATTTGGGTTTTGTAATTCTAGGTTACCTTGTAGTTGTCCATGTCATAGGGGTTTTGGGTGTGTCCCTTTATATTGAAGTTATTTCTAGTGCTAAAATGGTGCTGAAGAATAAGGGTCTAAATAGGTTCACATTCTCTGTTTTCACCGTGATTTCAACTTTTGCAAGTTGTGGTTTTGTTCCAACCAATGAAAACATGGTTGTTTTTAGAAAGAATTCGGGCATGCTTCTAATGCTTGTTCCTCAAGTGCTTCTTGGGAACACATTGTACCCTTGTTGCTTGAGATTTTGTGTGTGGTTATTGGGAAAGTTTAACTATAAGAAGAGAGAGACAAGGTACCTTTTGAAGAAGACAGAGGAGGTTGGTTACAAACACTTGCTCTCAAGGGAGTATTCTATTTTCTTAGTTGCCACTGTTTTTGGGTTTATTGTGGTTCAAATTGTGGTGTTTTGTTCAATGGATTGGAATTCACAAGGTTTGGTGGGAATGAATGTTTATGAGAAGTTTGTTGGTGTGTTGTTCCAAAGTGTGAATTCAAGACACTCAGGAGAAACAATTGTGGATTTGTCAATACTATCTTCTGCTATCTTGGTCTTATTTGTGGTCATGAT GTACCTTCCTCCATACACCTCTTTTCTTCCATTGAAAGATCATGAGAAGGATTCAGaaataagaaagagaaaaggaaaattaaTGGAAAATTTGATATTCTCTCAGCTCTCCTATTTAGTCATTTTCGTCATACTAGTGTGCATAACAGAGAGGAAGAACCTGAAGGAGGATCCTCTCAATTTTAATGTTTTGAACATTGTTATTGAAGTTATAAG TGCATATGGGAACGTAGGGTTTAGTACAGGGTATAGTTGTAAAAGACAATTGCATCCAGAAGCAaactgtgaagacaaatggttTGGATTTGTGGGAAAATGGAGTGATGAGGGAAAGATTATTCTTATTCTTGTCATGTTTTTTGGAAGGCTCAAGAAATTCAACATGAATGGTGGCAAGGCTTGGAAGCTCCTCTAA
- the LOC130982366 gene encoding cation transporter HKT1;3-like isoform X2 has protein sequence MKMFAWFGKKLQHLCSVLCGQLTLSTKSLFFLAACLCRFLLQQTNPLLVQIIYFVSLSSIGFGFLKIFKPRTSSPSFTPRNLDLFFTSVSSATVSSMSTVEMEVFSNPQLITITILMFVGGEVFTSMVGLHFIRSRLKTELDKIAASHARLSTTQPIIVDDQIELGSISKSKLDASKPENDDVDDDGDGEVIVSVYDETLHSSFGATSENLRYLSMKHLGFVILGYLVVVHVIGVLGVSLYIEVISSAKMVLKNKGLNRFTFSVFTVISTFASCGFVPTNENMVVFRKNSGMLLMLVPQVLLGNTLYPCCLRFCVWLLGKFNYKKRETRYLLKKTEEVGYKHLLSREYSIFLVATVFGFIVVQIVVFCSMDWNSQGLVGMNVYEKFVGVLFQSVNSRHSGETIVDLSILSSAILVLFVVMIAYGNVGFSTGYSCKRQLHPEANCEDKWFGFVGKWSDEGKIILILVMFFGRLKKFNMNGGKAWKLL, from the exons atgaagatgtTTGCTTGGTTTGGCAAGAAGTTACAACACCTTTGTAGCGTTTTATGTGGCCAACTCACTCTTTCTACCAAATCACTCTTCTTCCTTGCGGCATGCCTTTGCCGCTTCCTCCTCCAACAAACCAACCCTCTTTTGGTTCAAATCATCTACTTTGTTTCCCTTTCTTCAATTGGTTTTGGTTTCCTCAAGATTTTTAAGCCTAGAACATCATCACCCTCCTTCACCCCTAGGAACCTTGACTTGTTCTTCACCTCCGTTTCATCCGCCACGGTTTCGAGCATGTCCACGGTTGAGATGGAGGTGTTTTCCAACCCCCAACTAATCACCATTACCATTTTGATGTTTGTAGGTGGTGAGGTTTTCACTTCCATGGTAGGGTTACACTTTATTAGGTCAAGGCTCAAAACCGAGTTAGATAAAATTGCTGCCTCTCATGCTAGGCTTAGTACAACACAACCCATTATTGTTGATGACCAAATTGAACTTGGGTCGATCTCAAAATCTAAACTTGATGCTTCTAAACCCGAAAACGACGACgttgatgatgatggtgatggtgaGGTTATTGTTAGTGTGTATGATGAAACTTTGCATAGTTCTTTTGGTGCCACAAGTGAGAACTTGAGGTACTTGTCCATGAAGCATTTGGGTTTTGTAATTCTAGGTTACCTTGTAGTTGTCCATGTCATAGGGGTTTTGGGTGTGTCCCTTTATATTGAAGTTATTTCTAGTGCTAAAATGGTGCTGAAGAATAAGGGTCTAAATAGGTTCACATTCTCTGTTTTCACCGTGATTTCAACTTTTGCAAGTTGTGGTTTTGTTCCAACCAATGAAAACATGGTTGTTTTTAGAAAGAATTCGGGCATGCTTCTAATGCTTGTTCCTCAAGTGCTTCTTGGGAACACATTGTACCCTTGTTGCTTGAGATTTTGTGTGTGGTTATTGGGAAAGTTTAACTATAAGAAGAGAGAGACAAGGTACCTTTTGAAGAAGACAGAGGAGGTTGGTTACAAACACTTGCTCTCAAGGGAGTATTCTATTTTCTTAGTTGCCACTGTTTTTGGGTTTATTGTGGTTCAAATTGTGGTGTTTTGTTCAATGGATTGGAATTCACAAGGTTTGGTGGGAATGAATGTTTATGAGAAGTTTGTTGGTGTGTTGTTCCAAAGTGTGAATTCAAGACACTCAGGAGAAACAATTGTGGATTTGTCAATACTATCTTCTGCTATCTTGGTCTTATTTGTGGTCATGAT TGCATATGGGAACGTAGGGTTTAGTACAGGGTATAGTTGTAAAAGACAATTGCATCCAGAAGCAaactgtgaagacaaatggttTGGATTTGTGGGAAAATGGAGTGATGAGGGAAAGATTATTCTTATTCTTGTCATGTTTTTTGGAAGGCTCAAGAAATTCAACATGAATGGTGGCAAGGCTTGGAAGCTCCTCTAA
- the LOC130980214 gene encoding phospholipase A2-alpha produces the protein MVATLSLRYCYGIIFGCTFALNFLYIPVSALNIGAQTTGVAVSVSKECSRQCESSFCSVPPLLRYGKYCGLLYSGCPGERPCDGLDACCMKHDQCVQFKNNDYLSQECSQTFIDCMNKFKDTNAPTFKGNTCQVDDVIEVIHVVMEAALLAGRVFHKP, from the exons ATGGTTGCTACCCTTTCACTCAGGTATTGTTATGGTATAATCTTTGGTTGCACCTTTGCCCTTAATTTCTTATACATTCCCGTTTCTGCCCTCAACATTGGAGCTCAAACCACTGGAGTTGCAGTCTCTGTG AGCAAAGAGTGTAGTAGGCAATGTGAGTCAAGCTTTTGTTCAG TGCCACCATTGTTGAGGTATGGAAAGTACTGTGGACTATTATATAGTGGATGCCCTGGGGAGAGACCTTGTGATGGACTTGATGCTTGTTGCATGAAGCATGATCAATGTGTTCAATTCAAAAACA ATGACTACCTAAGCCAAGAGTGCAGTCAAACATTCATAGACTGCATGAACAAGTTTAAGGACACAAATGCGCCAACATTCAAAGGAAACACATGCCAAGTTGATGATGTTATTGAAGTTATTCATGTTGTCATGGAAGCTGCTTTGTTGGCTGGAAGAGTTTTTCACAAGCCCTAG